In Thermospira aquatica, the following proteins share a genomic window:
- a CDS encoding phenylacetate--CoA ligase family protein: protein MKNSHVYWNQKDETMDVSVRASLQLYRLKELVWYVYDHVPFYKKKFDEKGVHPRDIRSLEDIRLLPMTTKTDLRDNYPYGLFAVPMEKIVRIHASSGTTGKPTVVGYTASDIALWSEVMARSLVSAGATKHSIIQNAYGYGLFTGGLGVHYGAERIGATVIPISGGNTARQLLVLEDFGPDIITCTPSYSLYLAEEAHKKGLNLHKLNLKYGLFGAEPWSEAMRDEIERMLPIKAINIYGLSEIIGPGVACECLEQKGLHIYDDHFYPEILNPATGEPVAPGEQGELVITTLTKEGIPLIRYRTRDLTRFLVGECACGRTYPRIDRIMGRTDDMLIIRGVNVFPSQIEEVLVQVEEASPHYVLIVDRENNLDVLTVMVEVNDRVFSDEIKGLETIEQKIRHEIQNVLGISVMVKLVEPRTIERSEGKAKRIIDNRKL, encoded by the coding sequence ATGAAAAATTCCCATGTCTATTGGAATCAGAAGGACGAGACCATGGATGTTTCTGTGAGGGCTTCCCTTCAGTTGTACAGACTAAAGGAATTGGTCTGGTATGTGTATGATCATGTGCCTTTTTATAAAAAAAAGTTTGATGAAAAGGGGGTACATCCGAGAGATATACGTTCTCTTGAGGATATTCGTCTACTGCCGATGACGACAAAAACCGATTTGAGAGATAATTATCCCTATGGGCTTTTTGCTGTTCCTATGGAAAAAATTGTTCGTATTCACGCATCCAGTGGAACGACAGGGAAGCCTACAGTGGTGGGGTATACAGCATCAGATATTGCCCTGTGGTCCGAGGTGATGGCACGATCGCTTGTTTCTGCCGGGGCAACGAAGCATTCTATCATTCAGAATGCGTATGGTTATGGACTTTTTACCGGGGGGTTGGGAGTACACTATGGTGCTGAAAGGATTGGAGCAACCGTTATCCCTATCTCCGGAGGAAATACAGCGAGACAACTTCTAGTTCTTGAAGATTTTGGTCCTGACATAATCACCTGTACCCCTTCGTATTCATTGTATCTCGCAGAAGAAGCGCACAAAAAAGGGCTCAATTTACACAAACTCAATCTCAAGTATGGGCTTTTCGGAGCTGAACCGTGGAGTGAGGCGATGAGGGATGAGATAGAGAGAATGCTTCCTATCAAAGCTATAAATATTTATGGTCTTTCTGAAATCATTGGTCCTGGTGTGGCTTGTGAATGTCTGGAACAAAAAGGGCTCCATATCTATGATGATCATTTTTATCCCGAGATTCTTAATCCTGCTACGGGTGAGCCTGTGGCTCCAGGAGAGCAAGGGGAACTGGTGATAACGACCTTGACAAAGGAGGGTATTCCTCTCATACGCTACCGAACAAGAGATCTCACACGTTTTCTTGTGGGGGAATGTGCTTGTGGTCGAACATATCCAAGGATTGATCGTATTATGGGGAGAACTGATGACATGCTTATTATTCGTGGGGTGAATGTGTTCCCCTCTCAGATTGAAGAGGTACTGGTACAGGTGGAAGAGGCATCCCCTCATTATGTGCTTATTGTGGATAGGGAAAATAACCTTGATGTACTCACGGTAATGGTTGAGGTAAATGACAGAGTGTTTTCCGATGAGATTAAAGGTTTAGAGACGATAGAGCAAAAGATTCGCCATGAGATCCAAAATGTGCTGGGTATTTCTGTGATGGTGAAATTAGTTGAACCTCGAACTATTGAACGTAGTGAAGGCAAAGCAAAACGTATCATTGATAATAGAAAGCTGTAG
- a CDS encoding amino acid-binding protein has translation MVRQISVFLENKEGRLYEVTKFLASEGVDLRALSVADTKDFGVLRLIVDKPDKALNALKTAGYSVRFTEVVAVSLPDRPGELANILGILHENKVNIEYMYTLVSCFENEVVLILRFEAPEAVEKLLRKHGVKVVGEKDIVK, from the coding sequence ATGGTAAGGCAGATCTCTGTCTTTTTGGAAAATAAAGAGGGAAGACTCTATGAGGTGACAAAGTTTCTTGCTTCTGAGGGGGTGGATCTGCGAGCGTTGTCTGTTGCAGACACCAAAGACTTTGGGGTATTGAGGCTGATTGTAGATAAGCCTGACAAAGCTCTCAATGCTTTAAAGACAGCAGGATATTCTGTTCGTTTCACTGAGGTGGTGGCGGTGTCTTTGCCAGATCGGCCCGGGGAACTAGCCAATATCCTTGGAATTCTTCATGAGAACAAGGTAAATATCGAGTACATGTATACGCTGGTTTCTTGTTTTGAGAACGAGGTGGTGCTTATTCTTCGATTTGAGGCTCCCGAAGCTGTGGAGAAGCTTCTCCGGAAGCATGGAGTAAAGGTTGTAGGAGAAAAGGATATTGTAAAGTAA
- a CDS encoding late competence development ComFB family protein encodes MGELKNILEDIVWRMIEEIEESKEGRLSHEQKIEMAAYVLNRMRPLYTTSGRGFVYMLQKYDSDPQFLADILVLISQALKIVSRSVEKGQETIQNLDVGQWYYFFPRIYGRVLDGRTMAPIEEGEVILLRDGSIQPSYYAKWYNPYHIRSDEGGWYAFAPMPLVASEQKTQEFTFVLRVSTSLCKHEYSFVLKVVPRDWTGEEDEVFSEIFEVPDIYI; translated from the coding sequence ATGGGAGAATTAAAAAATATCCTTGAAGATATCGTGTGGCGGATGATTGAGGAGATTGAAGAGAGCAAAGAAGGCAGGCTTTCTCACGAACAAAAGATAGAAATGGCTGCCTATGTCCTCAATAGGATGCGACCCCTTTATACAACAAGTGGACGGGGTTTTGTGTACATGTTGCAAAAATATGATAGTGATCCTCAGTTTTTGGCTGATATCTTGGTTTTGATTTCTCAAGCCTTGAAGATTGTTTCACGTTCTGTGGAGAAGGGTCAAGAAACAATACAAAATCTGGATGTTGGTCAGTGGTATTATTTTTTCCCGAGGATCTATGGTCGTGTGCTGGATGGACGTACGATGGCCCCGATTGAAGAGGGAGAGGTGATACTTTTGCGTGATGGCAGCATTCAGCCCAGTTATTATGCCAAGTGGTATAATCCGTATCATATTCGATCGGATGAGGGTGGGTGGTATGCTTTTGCCCCCATGCCACTTGTAGCCAGTGAACAGAAAACACAGGAGTTTACGTTTGTGCTTCGAGTGAGTACATCGCTTTGCAAACATGAGTATTCTTTTGTTTTAAAAGTGGTGCCCCGGGATTGGACGGGGGAGGAAGACGAGGTTTTTTCTGAGATTTTTGAAGTGCCTGATATTTATATATAG
- a CDS encoding DUF2225 domain-containing protein has translation MPEDVTFFSKEEITCPVCGTNFHREELLTGRGRLNAGKLTEELRRLYIPTQKYGAINPLIYPVTVCPNCLFASADEDFEKLPPKMVSKVAEYRDVRAKYIVKIFGRIPDYTMKRDLVAGTASYILAISSYGFFEPRKFSPTIKRGIYSLRTAWLMRDLYEQTKDNRYQELSEIFYKKAAEFYELAMDRQAKAIEPLESCKNLGPDTDHNYGYQGVLYILGMLKYKMSVFIEDPYEKIKVYEEVKRILSKVYGLGKKKKDTPEILLNLSREVRDKINTELTTLEVQLGVQSDHSMDGEE, from the coding sequence ATGCCCGAAGATGTAACCTTTTTTTCCAAGGAAGAAATTACCTGTCCTGTGTGTGGAACCAATTTTCACAGAGAAGAACTCCTGACCGGGCGGGGAAGGTTAAATGCAGGAAAGCTTACAGAAGAACTTCGACGCCTTTATATTCCAACTCAGAAATATGGTGCGATTAATCCTTTAATTTATCCAGTTACGGTATGTCCTAATTGTTTATTTGCCTCAGCGGATGAAGATTTTGAAAAATTACCGCCGAAAATGGTGTCTAAAGTAGCAGAGTATCGAGATGTTCGTGCCAAGTATATAGTGAAAATTTTTGGGCGTATCCCTGATTATACCATGAAACGGGATCTGGTTGCGGGAACAGCAAGTTATATCCTGGCAATTTCTTCGTATGGTTTTTTTGAACCTCGAAAGTTTTCCCCCACTATTAAGAGAGGGATCTATTCTCTTCGGACGGCCTGGCTTATGCGGGATCTTTATGAGCAGACGAAGGATAATCGCTACCAGGAACTCAGCGAAATCTTTTATAAAAAAGCAGCCGAGTTTTATGAGCTGGCCATGGATCGTCAGGCAAAGGCAATCGAGCCGCTGGAGTCTTGCAAAAATTTAGGACCGGATACGGATCACAATTATGGGTATCAGGGGGTTTTGTATATTTTAGGGATGTTAAAATATAAAATGAGTGTTTTTATAGAAGATCCTTACGAAAAAATCAAGGTATATGAAGAAGTAAAACGAATTTTGAGTAAGGTCTACGGTCTAGGCAAGAAGAAAAAAGACACCCCAGAAATTCTTTTAAACCTTTCCAGAGAGGTAAGAGACAAAATAAACACAGAGCTTACTACCCTTGAAGTGCAGCTTGGGGTTCAGTCGGATCATAGTATGGACGGAGAGGAATGA